A window of the Helianthus annuus cultivar XRQ/B chromosome 4, HanXRQr2.0-SUNRISE, whole genome shotgun sequence genome harbors these coding sequences:
- the LOC110937878 gene encoding RNA polymerase II C-terminal domain phosphatase-like 1 isoform X1: protein MYKSVVAVYDGERMLGDVEVYYNPHLMNLNMREKLKDKIRISYYSTPSERCSPLAVLHTITSPPVGVCLKLECVNNINLNSQLSVLHSTCLRENKTAVVSLGGDELHLVAMRSRRNELLPCFWGFSVAPGLYESCLVMLNLRCLGIVFDLDETLIVANTSRSFEDRIEALQRKVSCEIDPQRIAGMLSEIKRYQDDRNILKQYAESDQVVENGKIIKAQSEVVPALSDNHQTLVRPLIRLQEKNIILTRINPQIRDTSVLVRLRPAWEDLRSYLIARGRKRFEVYVCTMAERDYALEMWRLLDPDSNLITVKELLNRIVCVKSGLKKSLFNVFQDGNCHPKMALVIDDRLKVWDERDQPRVHVVPAFAPYYAPQAEANSAVPILCVARNVACNVRGGFFKEFDDVLLQRINEVAHEDEIKDILPPDVSNYLISEDDALALNGNKESLGFDGMADVEVERRLKEAIASSNIAPAIASANIAPVIPKLDSVLKTTFQYNTTPASMPIVPPGPIVQYPNKQLTPVLEPLTQVTHQETSLHSSPAREEGEVPESELDPDTRRRLLILQHGMDMREPTTTEPQPPQFPVRPPPPMQVSAPRVEPRGGGWFPVGEEMGPRQLNRIAQPPKEFPLHSEAMHIDKKHTLMAPPFVHKVEASVLPERILENQRLPKEVLQRDDSLRLSHSPPVYPSFPGEGSSMGQSSSSNRDMDIETGGNDTFAESPAEYLHFIAFKCGAKVEFRPALLPSIDLQFSFEVWFAGEKVGEGTGRTRREAQHQAAESSLMNLAGNVGADKYLSRQKSGDDGRFINDGNSFGNLREESMAFPTSSGPAKLEIPRKGSIAALNELCMMEGLALTFQPQPQVSTSMGQNNELYAQVEIDGEVWGKGVGLTWDEAKMQAAETAFVNLKARIGQYPQKRQPSPRSFQGMPTKRFRPEYPRVLQRMPSSARYPKNASPVP from the exons ATGTATAAATCGGTGGTGGCTGTGTATGACGGTGAAAGAATGCTTGGTGATGTTGAGGTTTATTATAATCCTCATCTGATGAATCTGAACATGAGAGAGAAATTGAAGGATAAAATCAGGATATCGTATTATTCTACACCGAGTGAGAGATGCTCGCCACTTGCTGTTCTGCATACAATCACTTCACCGCCAGTTGGAGTTTGCTTGAAATTGGAGTGCGTCAACAACATCAATTTGAACTCGCAACTGAGTGTTTTGCACTCTACTTGTCTCAGGGAGAATAAG ACTGCTGTTGTTTCACTTGGTGGGGATGAACTACACTTGGTAGCCATGCGTTCTAGAAGAAACGAATTATTACCATGTTTTTGGGGATTTAGTGTTGCACCGGGACTTTATGAGTCATGTCTTGTCATGCTAAACCTAAGATGTCTCGGCATTGTTTTTGACCTTGATGAAACTCTTATAGTGGCCAATACTTCAAGATCATTTGAGGATAGAATTGAAGCTTTACAAAGGAAAGTAAGCTGTGAGATTGATCCACAACGGATTGCTGGTATGCTTTCCGAGATTAAACGTTATCAAGATGATAGAAATATCTTAAAGCAATATGCAGAAAGTGATCAAGTTGTTGAAAACGGCAAGATAATTAAAGCACAGTCCGAGGTTGTCCCTGCTCTGTCAGACAATCATCAAACCCTTGTTCGCCCACTTATAAGATTGCAGGAGAAAAACATCATTCTTACCCGTATCAACCCACAg ATCCGCGATACGAGTGTCCTTGTGCGATTGAGACCTGCATGGGAGGATCTTAGAAGCTACTTGATAGCAAGAGGACGAAAACGATTTGAGGTTTACGTTTGTACAATGGCTGAAAGAGATTATGCTTTGGAAATGTGGAGGCTTCTTGATCCAGATTCAAATTTAATAACCGTAAAAGAGTTACTGAATCGTATCGTGTGTGTGAAATCTG GTTTGAAGAAATCACTTTTTAATGTTTTCCAAGATGGAAACTGTCATCCTAAGATGGCATTAGTTATTGATGATCGTTTGAAAGTGTGGGATGAGAGAGATCAGCCTCGTGTTCATGTTGTTCCCGCCTTTGCTCCATATTATGCTCCTCAAGCTGAA GCAAACAGTGCTGTTCCTATCCTTTGTGTTGCTAGAAATGTTGCTTGCAATGTCAGAGGTGGTTTTTTCAA agagtttgatgatgttcttctgcAACGAATCAATGAAGTTGCACATGAAGATGAAATCAAAGATATATTGCCTCCAGATGTGAGCAACTATTTGATTTCTGAGGATGATGCTTTGGCTTTAAATGGGAACAAAGAATCACTCGGTTTTGATGGAATGGCTGATGTTGAAGTGGAAAGAAGATTAAAG GAAGCTATAGCCTCATCAAATATAGCTCCGGCTATTGCTTCAGCAAATATAGCTCCAGTGATACCTAAACTTGATTCGGTACTCAAGACAACTTTCCAGTACAATACCACACCTGCATCAATGCCTATTGTGCCTCCAGGTCCAATCGTCCAATACCCCAATAAACAACTGACACCTGTACTCGAACCATTAACTCAAGTGACCCATCAAGAAACAAGCTTACACAGTTCACCTGCACGGGAAGAAGGTGAGGTGCCAGAATCTGAGCTAGACCCTGACACAAGACGCAGACTTCTCATTTTACAACACGGTATGGACATGAGAGAACCAACCACCACTGAACCACAACCACCTCAGTTTCCTGTAAGACCACCACCTCCAATGCAAGTTTCTGCTCCTCGGGTTGAGCCACGTGGCGGTGGGTGGTTCCCAGTGGGTGAAGAAATGGGCCCTAGACAGTTGAACCGGATAGCACAACCTCCTAAAGAATTTCCTTTACATTCTGAAGCTATGCATATTGATAAAAAACACACTCTTATGGCACCACCCTTTGTTCATAAGGTGGAAGCTTCTGTACTGCCTGAGAGAATTCTTGAAAATCAGAGGCTTCCTAAGGAG GTTCTTCAGAGAGATGATAGCTTGAGGTTAAGCCATTCACCTCCTGTTTACCCCTCGTTTCCAG GAGAGGGAAGTTCTATGGGCCAATCATCATCCAGCAACAGAGATATGGACATTGAAACAGGTGGCAATGATACTTTTGCAGAATCCCCTGCTGAATATCTACATTTTATCGCCTTCAAGTGCGGAGCCAAG GTGGAATTCAGGCCGGCTCTTCTCCCTAGCATTGATCTGCAGTTTTCTTTTGAG GTTTGGTTTGCTGGAGAAAAGGTCGGCGAAGGAACTGGAAGGACCCGAAGGGAAGCTCAACATCAAGCCGCTGAGTCATCTCTTATGAATTTGGCAG GCAATGTTGGTGCAGATAAGTATTTATCTCGTCAAAAATCAGGAGACGATGGAAGGTTTATAAATGACGGAAATTCTTTCGGGAATTTAAGGGAGGAATCTATGGCCTTTCCAACTTCTTCTGGACCAGCTAAGCTAGAGATTCCAAGAAAAGGGTCAATTGCTGCACTTAATGAATTA TGCATGATGGAAGGTTTGGCTTTGACTTTTCAACCTCAGCCTCAAGTCTCAACTAGTATGGGCCAGAACAATGAACTATATGCACAG GTTGAAATAGATGGGGAAGTGTGGGGTAAGGGAGTTGGGTTAACATGGGACGAAGCTAAGATGCAG GCTGCTGAAACTGCTTTTGTAAATTTGAAAGCGAGAATCGGGCAATACCCTCAAAAACGTCAACCTTCTCCCAG ATCATTTCAAGGAATGCCAACGAAACGGTTTAGACCAGAGTACCCAAGAGTTTTGCAAAGAATGCCTTCTTCCGCAAGATACCCCAAGAACGCTTCACCCGTTCCTTAA
- the LOC110937878 gene encoding RNA polymerase II C-terminal domain phosphatase-like 1 isoform X2, whose amino-acid sequence MYKSVVAVYDGERMLGDVEVYYNPHLMNLNMREKLKDKIRISYYSTPSERCSPLAVLHTITSPPVGVCLKLECVNNINLNSQLSVLHSTCLRENKTAVVSLGGDELHLVAMRSRRNELLPCFWGFSVAPGLYESCLVMLNLRCLGIVFDLDETLIVANTSRSFEDRIEALQRKVSCEIDPQRIAGMLSEIKRYQDDRNILKQYAESDQVVENGKIIKAQSEVVPALSDNHQTLVRPLIRLQEKNIILTRINPQIRDTSVLVRLRPAWEDLRSYLIARGRKRFEVYVCTMAERDYALEMWRLLDPDSNLITVKELLNRIVCVKSGLKKSLFNVFQDGNCHPKMALVIDDRLKVWDERDQPRVHVVPAFAPYYAPQAEANSAVPILCVARNVACNVRGGFFKEFDDVLLQRINEVAHEDEIKDILPPDVSNYLISEDDALALNGNKESLGFDGMADVEVERRLKEAIASSNIAPAIASANIAPVIPKLDSVLKTTFQYNTTPASMPIVPPGPIVQYPNKQLTPVLEPLTQVTHQETSLHSSPAREEGEVPESELDPDTRRRLLILQHGMDMREPTTTEPQPPQFPVRPPPPMQVSAPRVEPRGGGWFPVGEEMGPRQLNRIAQPPKEFPLHSEAMHIDKKHTLMAPPFVHKVEASVLPERILENQRLPKEVLQRDDSLRLSHSPPVYPSFPGEGSSMGQSSSSNRDMDIETGGNDTFAESPAEYLHFIAFKCGAKVEFRPALLPSIDLQFSFEVWFAGEKVGEGTGRTRREAQHQAAESSLMNLADKYLSRQKSGDDGRFINDGNSFGNLREESMAFPTSSGPAKLEIPRKGSIAALNELCMMEGLALTFQPQPQVSTSMGQNNELYAQVEIDGEVWGKGVGLTWDEAKMQAAETAFVNLKARIGQYPQKRQPSPRSFQGMPTKRFRPEYPRVLQRMPSSARYPKNASPVP is encoded by the exons ATGTATAAATCGGTGGTGGCTGTGTATGACGGTGAAAGAATGCTTGGTGATGTTGAGGTTTATTATAATCCTCATCTGATGAATCTGAACATGAGAGAGAAATTGAAGGATAAAATCAGGATATCGTATTATTCTACACCGAGTGAGAGATGCTCGCCACTTGCTGTTCTGCATACAATCACTTCACCGCCAGTTGGAGTTTGCTTGAAATTGGAGTGCGTCAACAACATCAATTTGAACTCGCAACTGAGTGTTTTGCACTCTACTTGTCTCAGGGAGAATAAG ACTGCTGTTGTTTCACTTGGTGGGGATGAACTACACTTGGTAGCCATGCGTTCTAGAAGAAACGAATTATTACCATGTTTTTGGGGATTTAGTGTTGCACCGGGACTTTATGAGTCATGTCTTGTCATGCTAAACCTAAGATGTCTCGGCATTGTTTTTGACCTTGATGAAACTCTTATAGTGGCCAATACTTCAAGATCATTTGAGGATAGAATTGAAGCTTTACAAAGGAAAGTAAGCTGTGAGATTGATCCACAACGGATTGCTGGTATGCTTTCCGAGATTAAACGTTATCAAGATGATAGAAATATCTTAAAGCAATATGCAGAAAGTGATCAAGTTGTTGAAAACGGCAAGATAATTAAAGCACAGTCCGAGGTTGTCCCTGCTCTGTCAGACAATCATCAAACCCTTGTTCGCCCACTTATAAGATTGCAGGAGAAAAACATCATTCTTACCCGTATCAACCCACAg ATCCGCGATACGAGTGTCCTTGTGCGATTGAGACCTGCATGGGAGGATCTTAGAAGCTACTTGATAGCAAGAGGACGAAAACGATTTGAGGTTTACGTTTGTACAATGGCTGAAAGAGATTATGCTTTGGAAATGTGGAGGCTTCTTGATCCAGATTCAAATTTAATAACCGTAAAAGAGTTACTGAATCGTATCGTGTGTGTGAAATCTG GTTTGAAGAAATCACTTTTTAATGTTTTCCAAGATGGAAACTGTCATCCTAAGATGGCATTAGTTATTGATGATCGTTTGAAAGTGTGGGATGAGAGAGATCAGCCTCGTGTTCATGTTGTTCCCGCCTTTGCTCCATATTATGCTCCTCAAGCTGAA GCAAACAGTGCTGTTCCTATCCTTTGTGTTGCTAGAAATGTTGCTTGCAATGTCAGAGGTGGTTTTTTCAA agagtttgatgatgttcttctgcAACGAATCAATGAAGTTGCACATGAAGATGAAATCAAAGATATATTGCCTCCAGATGTGAGCAACTATTTGATTTCTGAGGATGATGCTTTGGCTTTAAATGGGAACAAAGAATCACTCGGTTTTGATGGAATGGCTGATGTTGAAGTGGAAAGAAGATTAAAG GAAGCTATAGCCTCATCAAATATAGCTCCGGCTATTGCTTCAGCAAATATAGCTCCAGTGATACCTAAACTTGATTCGGTACTCAAGACAACTTTCCAGTACAATACCACACCTGCATCAATGCCTATTGTGCCTCCAGGTCCAATCGTCCAATACCCCAATAAACAACTGACACCTGTACTCGAACCATTAACTCAAGTGACCCATCAAGAAACAAGCTTACACAGTTCACCTGCACGGGAAGAAGGTGAGGTGCCAGAATCTGAGCTAGACCCTGACACAAGACGCAGACTTCTCATTTTACAACACGGTATGGACATGAGAGAACCAACCACCACTGAACCACAACCACCTCAGTTTCCTGTAAGACCACCACCTCCAATGCAAGTTTCTGCTCCTCGGGTTGAGCCACGTGGCGGTGGGTGGTTCCCAGTGGGTGAAGAAATGGGCCCTAGACAGTTGAACCGGATAGCACAACCTCCTAAAGAATTTCCTTTACATTCTGAAGCTATGCATATTGATAAAAAACACACTCTTATGGCACCACCCTTTGTTCATAAGGTGGAAGCTTCTGTACTGCCTGAGAGAATTCTTGAAAATCAGAGGCTTCCTAAGGAG GTTCTTCAGAGAGATGATAGCTTGAGGTTAAGCCATTCACCTCCTGTTTACCCCTCGTTTCCAG GAGAGGGAAGTTCTATGGGCCAATCATCATCCAGCAACAGAGATATGGACATTGAAACAGGTGGCAATGATACTTTTGCAGAATCCCCTGCTGAATATCTACATTTTATCGCCTTCAAGTGCGGAGCCAAG GTGGAATTCAGGCCGGCTCTTCTCCCTAGCATTGATCTGCAGTTTTCTTTTGAG GTTTGGTTTGCTGGAGAAAAGGTCGGCGAAGGAACTGGAAGGACCCGAAGGGAAGCTCAACATCAAGCCGCTGAGTCATCTCTTATGAATTTGGCAG ATAAGTATTTATCTCGTCAAAAATCAGGAGACGATGGAAGGTTTATAAATGACGGAAATTCTTTCGGGAATTTAAGGGAGGAATCTATGGCCTTTCCAACTTCTTCTGGACCAGCTAAGCTAGAGATTCCAAGAAAAGGGTCAATTGCTGCACTTAATGAATTA TGCATGATGGAAGGTTTGGCTTTGACTTTTCAACCTCAGCCTCAAGTCTCAACTAGTATGGGCCAGAACAATGAACTATATGCACAG GTTGAAATAGATGGGGAAGTGTGGGGTAAGGGAGTTGGGTTAACATGGGACGAAGCTAAGATGCAG GCTGCTGAAACTGCTTTTGTAAATTTGAAAGCGAGAATCGGGCAATACCCTCAAAAACGTCAACCTTCTCCCAG ATCATTTCAAGGAATGCCAACGAAACGGTTTAGACCAGAGTACCCAAGAGTTTTGCAAAGAATGCCTTCTTCCGCAAGATACCCCAAGAACGCTTCACCCGTTCCTTAA